DNA sequence from the Electrophorus electricus isolate fEleEle1 chromosome 19, fEleEle1.pri, whole genome shotgun sequence genome:
ACCGTGTAGCTTGCTAGCTTTCACGTTAATGTAGTTgcaatcacatttttgtagagtaatttaaattgtattttatcttATAAAATACTATAACTTTAAACCATGTAATCTCAGAATATCATGAAAACTACTTATACTGGTTCAGACATTCTCTTGGAGAAGCACTGACATGCATCAGTCTTTATGCTGACTCTGATCCTGTACTTCATGGAGACTTTAAGTATGCCagggcagtggcagctcagtgtttaaggtacttgattagtaagcagaaggttgctgcttcaaacaccaccgctgccaagttgctactctTGGGTTCCTGGGTggggcccttaaccctcaagttgtacaaGAGTACTTTGtgctcagttataattgtaaattgctttggctaaaggtgtcagctaaatgatgtaaataaaagaTTCAAAGCAAAGCTTGCTACAGGTTTAAAGTAAGAAAACAGTGGAATCTATTATTGTCACAGACCTGCCCCCAGCAGTACACACCCTTTGCTCTTCTTTTCATGTGGCTTGTTCCTGTTTTGTTACTAGACTATAAAAGCACACTCTAACTCTTGGTGTAAAGCCTTGTACCCAATATTGCGATATGTGCCAATATTGCCTTGTCTTTTGTGTTCTGGTCACCATTAGTTTATTAGCAGTAGCTTGTGTTAGTATGGGTTTTACCTTTTAACCTTCTTCCTTAGTTTGCTGTGGGCCTTTTCTTTGCATTGATTTGCCCAGTATTTCTTGTTCAGATAGCCTAgagtttttttctgtgttagtggtttgttttattgttctgttaATAAATTTCCCTCTGAGACAGTGTCCACGCTCTCCTAATCTGGTTACAGCAATATATAAAATGCCTGACCTCTGAATAAATCAAAATTGATAGTTAGTCCTATACTCGTATATTAAATGgattttttacattgtttaatGTTCTGCAAATACTCTTTTAAAAAGGTAATGTTTTACCTTAAGGTTCCCTTATTCAGCATTATTCAGAGTATGCGTTAACTTTAACCTCAGCATTAATAAATCATTAGTAATGTTAACAAGGCAATTGTAGAAAATGATGCCAGCTATTTTACTTCATGCACCATTGCATGAATTGCTACAATTTAGAAACACCGTTTCCCCCCCAACTATCCTGCCTATCATAGCCAgtttacaacatttacatttaaatgttgtatttttttaataacttttttgtgtatttcttttctttacagTTTCTTTGAAactgtaaagtgaccttgggtatACAAAAGGGatgaacttattattattattattattattattattattattggttggtttattattgtttgtgttcatggatTTTAATGCCAACTAAGCCCATAAATGATGTTAGCTATGGAAATATTTGTCAGGCTGTGCACCACAGATGACACAAGGATCTGAGAACTaagattttaatgaaaaacCACCAACACAGGCAAATCCACAAGGTAAGGCAAGAGCTCCAGTTCTAGGAGTGTCCGAATTTTGGTCCTACAACATTCACTGTTTATATCCCAGGATTCCATGTCCTTTCATAGTCTATATTGTGCATAAAGCTAGATATATAGCCTAGTTAGTTTTCATATTCCATAATAATAATGGTGCTACATTTTATTATACAAAAGACATAAAACATGTATGAAATAAGATTTTAAAAGCATGATAGGTCTCAAATAATAATTGTGACTTTCatagaatgttttgttttgaaacacTATAAGTAGGAGCTGGTGGAAATTTTCTAATTAGAAATAGAAAACTTGACATACAACCTTGATGAAAAATATCATAATTGCATAAAAAGTCAAAACCCAGTTTTGCAATGGCCACAACTCTAGACCACTCAACAGGAACCTTCAGTTTCCATAGTTCTTTCAGGACTTTGGGATATTTTTGACGAGCATTAGGTCTACGGGCTTGACTGTGCTGTTCTTACCATTTCATTCCCATTTCATTCACTCAGCTCAGGTGGTGCAATCTCAAATTCTGTGGATGGAGCAGTTGGTTGGAGATGCTTTTCTGGAGCAAGATCTGCTTCCTTACATCGTCCAAAAGTTCTTCCTTCACCATATCCAATATGACACTCCTTTTCAAGCAAGCATCTAGCCATCTTTAAAGGGTCTTTTAGAatattctttctcctctttctgaTACGTCCATCCCTCCTAAGTAATGTTAGGCAGCTCGTGGCTTGACTCCATACAGCTTTTAGATTTTTCCTCTCATGTTCCTCTGCCTTTTTTCCAGGCCTAGCGTAGTGcgttttgttgtgttgttaataaatcttttaaagtgatatataaacatatctttttttataataaaagtCCTAGTAGTAATTTACATTCATGTAATACATGTGAAAACATATTATGACATAAAGGATTTGACCTGCGCTGCACATTTATCAGATCTCAAGGTGGTCCTAAATCTGATAAATGTTGAGCATTCAGACATTGAATCTGTGCTGCACTCAAAACAACACATAGATGAACAACATATGTAACACATAATGACTCCATCTACTGAAAGTATAACCTACCCGTCCAATCAGCAAGCtgtatgtaaaaacaacacaccCCTACCATACCCCTTCTCTTATCTTATGATTGTTTGAATTTCAGATGAATTTTCATTACTGGGGAACAACGGTCTTCTTTATACCTTGGAATATGGCCCGCTTTCTATGTATAACTTTTCTAGTCATTACTCTCTGTGAGTATACACCTTTactaatttttattttcctttaaagaAAAGCTtgggtaaaataaaatgtttaagcagaatatagaaatagaaaattttaaacagtttaaggatgtaaattaatttacagtTTAGATGCTGAGTACATGAAGATACAAAATTGGTCATTTATAGTGTGTTCTTAGTTTCTCTTCATGTTTATTAAGAGAAGATCCTTTCAAGTttgcattttatcattttaaggTGGCAATCAAACTGGATCTTCTGCTGGGGTTATCTCACAGCTGGAGTCAACAGTGAGGGTAAATCCTGGACTCCCAACCACTCTTTGGTGCTATATCAAATCAGATGTGCACTTTTCAATTTTATGGATGAAAATTCCCCTTAACAAAGCCCCAGTGTGTATAGCCACTGCTCAGGCGCTCGCAGACGGTGTGGAAATGTATGAACAATTTAAAGACCACTCCAGAATCAGTGCCACTTGGGATAAAAATACCTTTAATTTGTCATTCTCATCAGTGGAAATAATAGACAGTGCAACATACCTTTGCGgtgcatatatttataaaaaattcTTTTTTGGAAAGGGGAGTAAACTGATCATTCAAGAATACGCTGAAGGTAATTTTGATCAAGTTTGGAAGAgcttgaaatataaaataattgaaactAATTTTGTATAAAGTTATTAATAACTAGAAAgattgaaaatgtataaaatactatatatatatatatatatatatatatatatatatatatatatatatatatatatatatatatatatattagaaacatttagCTTATgccaaggtttttttttttaccatgatTATTTACTAATTAACATGTCTATTTCTTACTTCATTTTGTTGATGTGGGtttacaaatacagaaaacataaaaataaacataattttggtagatttatgtattttctttagtTCTCATTGGTCAgtctcatttaaatattacctactttcttaatattttcaaatcaaATGCAGTTATCTAGTTTACTGATATCTTCACTAAGTTgtactttttaatttaattagttttaaAGGTAAATCTACTTGTGTATGTGCTGTAAATATCTTTTACAGCAACAACCATAtcaaacacaacagcagacaCTGAAGAGAAAAAACGTATGTTTgatctgattattattatttttattattattattattattattattaccgtTATAAATTCTATACGGGGCAGAATATATCGTGAAGTATCATTactgtatatttcatttaaaatgtagcacttttacttttatatgatataaatactttttacaatgtgtgcttAACTTTATCTATTTTCTCTTACATTGGTAGGAAAGTCACAAATATTAGAATCTTTATTGCCAGCATTAGTAGCCACTAATGTTGCATCAATATTTGTCATCATTTTACTCTGTCACCTCTTAGCTAAGAAAAAATCAGGTAAGAATATTTGGAAATGAAATTATAGATAAGCAGTTATAAAATAATAAGTTTTAATGCACAATACTACATGTAAGctacaatattaatattaataatctttttaaataaactatatttgatgcagtactttttaaatgtattttaattatttaatttaatttaataatacatatttaatttcattaaatatgtatttttgtatttgatgtatattttacatttacagttacgGCATTTGTCATATGGCATTTTTACATTCTTCTTGCAGGTGTAAACAGTAGTGCAGGTGACAATGTAAGTAATAATTAACTGTTGATAATAAGCAACTATACAATGTACCATTTATAACCTCAATGctataaaaaaatgtacaggtgCACCATAGAGTCATGGTTTctaataaatgattaaataggTAAGTTTATCATGTAACCTTTTCTAAATAGAACTATTCTAGTCTCACATCTGGGCAGAAACAGAGAAGAACTGTCAAGAAGATGGCCAGTGCGGTAACCTCAGTTTTATATGGAGCTGTGTGAACCCAAGAGGAAATAGAATTCTGTGCAAAATAACGGTTTTGAAGAGTCACCATTACTGTATGTGGCCAGTGTTGCATCACCTTAcgataaaatgaaataaaaagtgtCAGTGTCCATAATGTTCTGTAAAGTCCACCTACTCCTGCTCGTTTACACTGTTTTGGCAATAATGGCTGAGGAAGGACAAGCTATTTGTTGCATTTATCAATAATTTATTaggcaaattaaaataattatattctcTGATTAATCATGTCATAAATACTTCCcaagacaaataaaatgtatatcgGTAGTTGGGTCAttacctctttctcttccttcatGCTTTCCAATCTGTCAGACCTCCACCTagcagtttgtgtttttgtcttcttcAGTGGTTTCCGTGGATATTCAAGTGTTTTTTTGCAGGACAAAAAGATACAGTTTTTGCATCTTTTAAGTTTTATTTCTTGGGACTGTTCTACTGGGCTTAGTTTGATCTTTTGTAGAACTGAGTTGAGCAACAAATacactctcaaacacatacacacgcactggAGAATTATGGTCAAAAACCCAACCCCTCACTCAGAAATATAGCCCAGAGGCACTATGCACAGGCTGACACATAGAATCAAGGTTTGGATCACAGACTTCTAGAGGTAAGCCTGATCTTCAGGAACATGCACCCACCTATCAGGTCCCTTAATTGTCCCCAATCACTCCATTGTATTAGGATGTCATCATATCTGACCATAAAGAATCTGTGTAGCTTAGGAAGACAGTTAGAGCCCAGAAGGGACAACACATGATGTACATAAAAAGGTTTACTCCTGCATTCCCTTAGCTAActggaaaaaacacaaattagTATTTAGGTCAgatgatgatgtgtgtataaaagagtgtaattacattattaaCACAGGGACCCCTCCACTAATGTGTTCTTCAGATAACCACTAGCCAATATATAATCAAGCACGTATTCTTGATTATATACTATTATCTAGATCTATCATGTTATGCCACAAGGCACCTGTTTGGGAGGAGTAGCCTAGAAGCACTTTTCAATGTGTTGGGCAAGAGtcttaaataaaactaaaagtgtgtacaaacaaaatcaaagaaTATAAACCAAACACAAGGTAATACAGAACTCTGGGGAGATAAACTAGAAGACTTAGGCCTAAACATAAACATGAGCAAGCGAATATATATTTGACAAGAAATAGCGAttccacatctacacacagccaaacaaaccaaaataacctACAACCcaggaaacaaaaacagtgcttaaataaccaagactgGTGAAgactaacaagacacaggtggaCATAACTGCAGGATGGGATACAAGCAAAGGGGtggaaaaaaccaaaaccaaaacaaggaagtgtGACAAAACAGAACCAAAGCCAATCCaacaacagaaaccaaaacaaacgtGTAGGCATCGGCCTATGAACCGCAATGCAAAGAGGAGGAAGCCAT
Encoded proteins:
- the LOC113584711 gene encoding uncharacterized protein LOC113584711 isoform X3, coding for MYNFSSHYSLWQSNWIFCWGYLTAGVNSEATTISNTTADTEEKKRKSQILESLLPALVATNVASIFVIILLCHLLAKKKSGVNSSAGDNNYSSLTSGQKQRRTVKKMASAVTSVLYGAV
- the LOC113584711 gene encoding uncharacterized protein LOC113584711 isoform X2 gives rise to the protein MARFLCITFLVITLCGNQTGSSAGVISQLESTVRVNPGLPTTLWCYIKSDVHFSILWMKIPLNKAPVCIATAQALADGVEMYEQFKDHSRISATWDKNTFNLSFSSVEIIDSATYLCGAYIYKKFFFGKGSKLIIQEYAEATTISNTTADTEEKKRKSQILESLLPALVATNVASIFVIILLCHLLAKKKSGVNSSAGDNKQRRTVKKMASAVTSVLYGAV
- the LOC113584711 gene encoding uncharacterized protein LOC113584711 isoform X1 — encoded protein: MARFLCITFLVITLCGNQTGSSAGVISQLESTVRVNPGLPTTLWCYIKSDVHFSILWMKIPLNKAPVCIATAQALADGVEMYEQFKDHSRISATWDKNTFNLSFSSVEIIDSATYLCGAYIYKKFFFGKGSKLIIQEYAEATTISNTTADTEEKKRKSQILESLLPALVATNVASIFVIILLCHLLAKKKSGVNSSAGDNNYSSLTSGQKQRRTVKKMASAVTSVLYGAV